The genomic interval GTTCTTTGAATAATATGCCATGCCCCTTCCATAGTATGCATCTACACTCTTTTTCTGGTTCAACGAAATGGCTTTGTCAAAATCGCTCATAGCCAGATCATAGTTGCCAAGACCTAAATAAGCTCTGCCTCTTATGCCGAGATAATTGGCGCTGTCCGGACAAAGTTTTATTGTTTTCTGAATCACATCCAATGCGCCCGCATAATCATTCAGACGGACTTTTGATGATGCATCCTTGTATGCAGCAACCGCTTCCTTCCAGCAGAATTTTTCATCAAACATTTCTCTCGCGCTTGAATCTTTTAAACTTCCTGCCATACCCAAATCAATGCATCCTTCCTCTTTTTTTCCGGTTGACCATAATAGTTTTCCGCGCTGATAATAAGCGGCTCCCATTGCAGGGTTTATTTTTATTGCCATTGTAAAATCATTCATTGCTTCATCATTTTTTCCTATAGTGGAATAAGAATATCCGCGCAGATAATAGGGGATGGCAAAAGCATCACCACCCGACAAAGGGGGGATTACAGAAGAACCCTCACTAAGATATTTTTGAACTTCTGATTCATTTT from Bacteroidota bacterium carries:
- a CDS encoding tetratricopeptide repeat protein, whose product is MKKIVSAIFIFAICHLPSAICHLSAQSDPLVESGKVKQQAGNHAGAIYDFTSAIKQNESEVQKYLSEGSSVIPPLSGGDAFAIPYYLRGYSYSTIGKNDEAMNDFTMAIKINPAMGAAYYQRGKLLWSTGKKEEGCIDLGMAGSLKDSSAREMFDEKFCWKEAVAAYKDASSKVRLNDYAGALDVIQKTIKLCPDSANYLGIRGRAYLGLGNYDLAMSDFDKAISLNQKKSVDAYYGRGMAYYSKNKFQEAFDDLCMAIKIDEKLSDAYLYRAYTCEGMGKNSSALFDYQQVQRLRPGDALAFMKSGALRNAMNDSKGACNDYRRAAALGNMDAQDYVEKCDKEKKK